Below is a window of Methanobrevibacter sp. V74 DNA.
TTGAAGTATTATCAGTTATATCATAAACAACAACTGTTAACATTTATTCCTCATCAATAATCTGTTTTACACAGCCAAATCCTTGAGAAACTCCTTTACCTAATCCAAAAAAATCAGGAATATCATAATAAATTTTAAACTCACCGGTGAATGCATTCATTTTAACACCTTTATATTTAACAATTTTTTCATTGAAATGAGTTTTTGCATATAATTTCTTATTA
It encodes the following:
- a CDS encoding CRISPR-associated endonuclease Cas6, producing NKKLYAKTHFNEKIVKYKGVKMNAFTGEFKIYYDIPDFFGLGKGVSQGFGCVKQIIDEE